The Paenibacillus sp. FSL R7-0204 genome includes a region encoding these proteins:
- a CDS encoding serine/threonine protein kinase: MEFTGKLRPGQILGGRYYVTALIGTGGMSRVYLAEDVRLPGMLRAIKESVIREGSYGAGAIQAEAELLVSLRHPLLPQIADFFPPDADGYTYLVMDYIEGITLHQYMAEQPAAMTGKRILSYARQLLEVLHYLHSHEPAIIYRDLKPSNIMLTGEHELKVIDFGIARRLRGGSGEDTEKLGTAGFAAPEQYGGGQSSPVSDLYGLGALLLYMASGGEFSAWQPGMERKLQGRLPGRMIPVIRRLLRHHPEERYGSAEEVRAALQQLEIGGAGEDRHERTNKRKAADDKQSSQPSAVVVAVLGVSPGIGTTHTSLAVSRCLSPAGRTAWVDCNPGSQVFNRMKEMAGSPEISGVQGTQEQPFTWMGVDYWKLPPSEGLPQVPDQAYVYIVMDLGTGGSEEALEAFTGSSFPLLIASGADWRLKDTLHWLRRRGLTPRPEWRIGLPLAGEHTVELLASLLEPACVCSLPLQQDPFQSKGKLVQAIRGLLGPLKGARFPAKNSRLFQKKS, encoded by the coding sequence ATGGAATTCACAGGAAAGCTAAGACCCGGACAGATTCTGGGAGGGCGTTATTATGTAACCGCGCTGATAGGGACAGGCGGAATGAGCCGGGTATATCTGGCGGAGGATGTACGGCTGCCGGGTATGCTGCGGGCCATTAAAGAGAGCGTAATCCGGGAGGGGAGTTATGGTGCGGGCGCCATTCAGGCGGAAGCGGAGCTGTTAGTCTCGCTCCGTCATCCTCTGCTGCCGCAGATTGCGGATTTCTTCCCGCCGGACGCTGACGGCTACACCTATCTGGTGATGGATTATATTGAGGGCATCACCCTGCATCAGTATATGGCAGAGCAGCCTGCTGCAATGACGGGGAAGCGAATCCTAAGTTATGCGCGGCAGCTGCTGGAGGTGCTGCATTATTTGCACAGCCATGAGCCGGCAATCATCTACCGGGATCTCAAGCCTTCGAATATCATGCTGACTGGAGAGCATGAGCTGAAGGTCATTGACTTTGGGATTGCGCGCAGGCTGAGGGGCGGCTCCGGTGAGGACACCGAGAAGTTAGGGACAGCCGGATTCGCAGCGCCGGAGCAATATGGCGGCGGGCAAAGCAGCCCGGTGTCAGACCTGTACGGGCTTGGCGCACTGCTGCTGTATATGGCCTCCGGCGGGGAGTTCAGCGCCTGGCAGCCCGGGATGGAGCGGAAGCTGCAGGGGCGTCTCCCGGGCCGGATGATTCCGGTCATCAGACGGCTGCTGCGGCATCACCCGGAGGAACGGTATGGCAGTGCTGAGGAGGTAAGGGCAGCCCTCCAGCAACTGGAGATTGGCGGTGCGGGGGAAGATCGACATGAGCGGACGAACAAGCGCAAGGCTGCGGATGACAAGCAGTCGTCGCAGCCGTCTGCTGTGGTGGTGGCAGTATTAGGGGTGTCCCCCGGGATAGGGACCACTCATACCTCGCTTGCGGTCAGCCGTTGCCTGTCGCCCGCAGGACGGACGGCATGGGTAGATTGTAATCCCGGTTCGCAGGTATTTAACCGCATGAAGGAAATGGCGGGGAGCCCTGAAATAAGCGGTGTTCAGGGGACACAGGAGCAGCCGTTCACCTGGATGGGGGTAGACTACTGGAAGCTTCCACCTTCGGAGGGACTCCCGCAGGTGCCGGATCAAGCCTATGTTTACATCGTCATGGATCTTGGAACCGGCGGCAGTGAGGAGGCGCTGGAAGCGTTCACCGGCAGCAGCTTCCCGTTATTGATTGCCTCCGGTGCAGATTGGCGGCTGAAGGATACCTTGCACTGGCTGCGCCGCAGAGGTCTGACTCCCCGTCCGGAATGGCGGATTGGTCTGCCGCTGGCCGGGGAGCATACTGTGGAGCTGCTGGCTTCCTTGCTTGAACCTGCCTGTGTATGCAGCCTGCCGCTTCAGCAGGACCCTTTTCAGAGTAAAGGGAAGCTGGTTCAGGCCATTAGGGGGCTGCTTGGACCGCTTAAAGGTGCCCGCTTTCCTGCAAAGAACAGTAGATTGTTTCAGAAAAAGAGCTAA
- a CDS encoding ABC-F family ATP-binding cassette domain-containing protein: MSLLSVEDVSHNFGDRVLFKDVSFRLLDGEHVGIVGANGVGKSTLMNILTGKLLKDNGKVEWTPRVRYGYLDQHTLLTAGKTVRDVLKDAFLPLLELEHEMMAITDKMGEATPEELDLLLEQMGDIQEQLDIGDFYLIDVKVEEMANGLGLTAIGLDRDVTSLSGGQRTKVLLAKLLLEKPNVLLLDEPTNYLDVEHIDWLTNYLKQYPYAFMLISHDTEFMNKVVDVIYHLEFSKLTRYTANYEKFLEMAGMNKAQHIDAYEKQQDFIKKQEDFIQRNKARASTSGRAKSREKQLGRMERIDKPEEAMKPVFQFKESRASGKTVFEGIDFEIGYDRPLLPSKLNMMIERGEKIAIVGYNGVGKSTLLKTILGVIPTYSGKTYLGDYLSSAYFQQELKAENITPIEDVWNEFSGLTQNEVRGHLARCGLKNEHITRPMNMLSGGEQAKVRLCKLMMRESNWILFDEPTNHLDIVAKAELKRALMEYKGTILLVSHEPEFYEDWVTKVWNVEQWSAQTV; the protein is encoded by the coding sequence ATGAGTTTACTTAGTGTAGAAGACGTTTCCCATAATTTCGGGGACCGGGTATTGTTCAAGGATGTGTCTTTCCGTCTGCTGGATGGAGAGCATGTGGGAATCGTGGGTGCGAACGGCGTGGGCAAATCGACGCTGATGAATATTTTGACCGGCAAATTATTGAAGGACAACGGCAAGGTGGAGTGGACGCCACGGGTCCGTTACGGATATCTGGATCAGCATACCCTGCTTACCGCCGGTAAAACCGTGCGTGATGTGCTTAAGGATGCCTTCTTGCCGCTGCTGGAGCTGGAGCATGAGATGATGGCGATTACCGATAAAATGGGGGAGGCGACTCCCGAGGAGCTGGACCTGCTGCTTGAGCAGATGGGCGACATTCAGGAGCAGCTCGATATCGGCGACTTTTACCTCATCGATGTGAAGGTTGAAGAGATGGCGAATGGACTGGGCCTGACTGCAATCGGTCTGGACCGGGATGTCACTTCCCTGAGCGGGGGACAGCGGACCAAGGTTCTGCTGGCGAAGCTGCTGCTGGAGAAACCGAATGTACTGCTGCTCGATGAGCCTACCAACTATCTCGATGTGGAGCATATTGACTGGCTGACAAATTATCTGAAGCAATATCCGTATGCGTTCATGCTGATCTCTCATGATACGGAATTCATGAATAAGGTGGTCGATGTGATCTATCATCTGGAGTTCTCGAAGCTGACCCGCTATACGGCCAATTACGAGAAGTTCCTGGAGATGGCGGGGATGAACAAGGCCCAGCATATTGATGCATACGAGAAGCAGCAGGATTTCATCAAAAAGCAGGAGGATTTCATCCAGCGCAATAAAGCGCGTGCCTCTACCTCAGGCCGGGCCAAGAGCCGCGAGAAGCAGCTTGGACGGATGGAGCGGATTGACAAGCCGGAAGAGGCGATGAAACCTGTGTTCCAGTTCAAGGAGAGCCGGGCCAGCGGGAAGACGGTGTTTGAGGGCATTGATTTCGAGATCGGGTATGACCGTCCGCTGCTGCCAAGCAAGCTGAATATGATGATTGAACGCGGTGAAAAGATTGCGATTGTCGGCTACAACGGGGTCGGGAAATCGACGCTGCTCAAAACGATTTTAGGCGTGATTCCTACGTACAGCGGAAAAACCTATCTGGGAGATTACCTGAGTTCAGCCTATTTCCAGCAGGAGCTGAAAGCGGAGAACATCACGCCGATTGAAGACGTATGGAATGAATTCTCTGGTCTGACCCAGAATGAAGTTCGTGGCCATCTGGCCCGCTGCGGTCTCAAAAACGAGCATATCACCCGTCCGATGAACATGCTGAGCGGCGGTGAGCAGGCGAAGGTACGCCTGTGCAAGCTGATGATGCGTGAGAGCAACTGGATTCTGTTCGATGAGCCTACGAATCACCTTGATATTGTAGCCAAAGCTGAGCTTAAGCGGGCGCTTATGGAATACAAGGGTACAATTCTGCTGGTATCCCATGAACCGGAATTTTACGAGGATTGGGTGACGAAGGTCTGGAATGTGGAGCAGTGGTCGGCACAGACCGTATAA
- a CDS encoding ThiF family adenylyltransferase codes for MGPDQKTPLPASAAGRDGRYSRQVRFAPFGAAGQQGLARSCVLVVGMGALGTGIAETLARCGVGRLILVDRDYVEWSNLQRQQLYTEEDARVRTPKAAAACTRLMAVNSEIVIEAHVLDVRAEELESLLPGVDLIMDGTDNFDTRLIINDLAQKHGIPWIYGACVGSYGITYTILPGETPCLNCLLGTIPLGGDTCDTAGILPQAVQMVTTNGTAEALKLLGGFKDKLRGKLLTFDIWCNEQQEIGVQTAKKNDCPSCGESRSYPYLSASNTERSDVLCGRDTVQIRPAHRRSLDLEETAARLSRLNSGKVESNPYLVSFTEEPYRMVVFADGRALIHGTSDIAAARSYYHRYFG; via the coding sequence ATGGGTCCTGACCAAAAAACGCCGCTCCCGGCTTCAGCAGCCGGCAGGGATGGCAGATATTCAAGACAGGTCCGCTTCGCGCCGTTCGGCGCAGCAGGACAACAGGGACTGGCACGTTCCTGTGTGCTGGTCGTTGGCATGGGGGCGCTGGGGACAGGGATCGCCGAGACATTGGCCCGCTGCGGGGTAGGGCGGCTTATCCTTGTTGACCGTGACTATGTGGAATGGAGCAATCTGCAACGCCAGCAGTTGTATACGGAAGAAGATGCACGTGTGCGGACGCCCAAGGCGGCTGCAGCCTGTACCCGGCTGATGGCGGTCAATTCGGAGATTGTGATCGAGGCCCATGTGCTTGATGTGCGTGCAGAGGAGCTGGAGAGCCTGCTTCCCGGCGTGGATTTGATTATGGACGGGACGGATAACTTCGATACCCGGCTGATCATTAATGACCTGGCGCAAAAGCACGGCATCCCCTGGATCTACGGAGCCTGTGTCGGAAGTTACGGCATTACATATACGATTCTGCCGGGTGAAACCCCCTGTCTGAATTGTCTGCTGGGCACGATCCCGCTGGGCGGGGATACCTGTGACACGGCGGGCATTCTTCCGCAAGCGGTGCAGATGGTTACCACGAACGGAACGGCCGAGGCGCTGAAGCTGCTCGGGGGATTCAAGGACAAGCTGCGCGGCAAGCTGCTGACCTTCGATATCTGGTGTAATGAGCAGCAGGAGATTGGGGTTCAGACGGCGAAGAAGAACGATTGTCCCTCATGTGGTGAATCACGGAGCTATCCGTATCTGTCAGCTTCTAACACAGAGCGCAGCGATGTGCTGTGCGGCAGGGATACGGTGCAGATCCGTCCGGCACACCGCAGAAGTCTTGATCTGGAGGAGACGGCTGCCCGCTTGTCCAGGCTGAATAGCGGCAAGGTGGAGAGCAACCCGTATCTGGTTTCTTTCACAGAGGAGCCGTACCGGATGGTTGTGTTCGCAGACGGGAGAGCCTTAATACATGGAACCAGTGATATCGCTGCCGCCCGCAGCTATTATCACCGGTATTTCGGATAA
- a CDS encoding Dabb family protein encodes MNKGTIRHMAVFTLKSAPDSEETRAFLRDGAEILSAIPMVGNFEVLRQVSVKCEHQYGFSMEFADQAAYDAYNNHPAHQAFVAERWDTQVAAFQEIDFVQI; translated from the coding sequence ATGAACAAGGGAACCATCCGTCATATGGCGGTATTTACACTGAAATCTGCCCCGGATTCAGAGGAGACCAGAGCTTTTCTGCGGGATGGAGCTGAGATTCTTAGCGCTATTCCTATGGTCGGGAATTTCGAGGTCCTGCGTCAGGTCAGCGTCAAATGTGAGCACCAGTACGGCTTCTCGATGGAGTTCGCCGATCAGGCGGCTTATGATGCCTACAATAATCATCCGGCGCATCAGGCCTTTGTAGCAGAGCGCTGGGACACCCAGGTGGCTGCGTTCCAGGAGATCGATTTCGTACAAATATAA
- a CDS encoding winged helix-turn-helix transcriptional regulator has protein sequence MNEKIAWYIPGPHPDSLEADADKEERATGHTRLEEAIHSLGITTAISEDMDSLRLLLSGGEPVLLLAELDEPGGWAGWEAVSEVRKEGMILPVMVLSGGTPEDRGEAAVSVFDAGGNEYMEKPVHTGEFKRRLLNLLKLTGRRRDTATLLKVDGLILDPGRRQVSRDGAELKMTPKEFDLLYYLAENLNEVCPRAEILQQVWGYHFHADTNVVDVYIRHLRLKVDKGRRNKLIHTVRGTGYVLRTPESGATS, from the coding sequence GTGAATGAAAAGATCGCATGGTACATACCCGGACCGCACCCGGATAGCCTTGAAGCAGATGCAGACAAAGAGGAGCGGGCAACGGGCCATACCAGGCTTGAGGAGGCCATCCATAGCCTTGGGATAACAACAGCAATAAGCGAAGACATGGATAGTCTTCGCTTATTGCTGTCAGGCGGTGAGCCTGTGCTTCTGCTCGCGGAGCTGGATGAACCCGGAGGCTGGGCGGGCTGGGAAGCCGTCTCGGAGGTGCGGAAGGAGGGGATGATTCTGCCGGTAATGGTCCTATCCGGGGGAACACCTGAAGACAGAGGGGAAGCGGCTGTCTCCGTATTCGATGCCGGGGGCAACGAATATATGGAGAAGCCTGTACATACCGGTGAGTTCAAACGCAGATTATTGAATTTACTTAAGCTGACAGGCCGCCGTAGAGATACGGCCACGCTGCTTAAGGTGGACGGATTGATTCTTGATCCCGGACGCCGGCAGGTCAGCAGGGATGGAGCCGAGCTGAAAATGACCCCCAAGGAATTCGATCTGCTGTATTATCTGGCAGAGAATCTGAATGAAGTCTGTCCCCGGGCTGAGATATTGCAGCAGGTGTGGGGGTATCATTTTCATGCGGACACCAATGTGGTAGATGTGTACATCCGGCATCTGCGACTGAAGGTGGATAAAGGCCGCCGGAATAAACTGATTCATACGGTGCGTGGAACCGGATATGTACTGCGGACACCGGAGAGCGGGGCCACAAGCTGA
- a CDS encoding C40 family peptidase: protein MNKQYWFKQAMTIGLCTTIGFSALLATGAGTAPAAASAVSADAVSADSVSADSVSASATGSKVVSFGKKYLGTRYQFGASTSTTRYFDCSSFTQYIFKKYGVDLPRTSVAQSKMGKSVSKANLRVGDLVFFSSGSRANGKNVTHVAVYAGNGKILHTYGSPGVTISDLNSGNWKKTYLKSRRVL from the coding sequence ATGAATAAGCAATATTGGTTTAAGCAAGCAATGACTATTGGTCTGTGCACAACAATCGGGTTCAGCGCCTTACTCGCAACCGGAGCAGGAACAGCCCCTGCCGCCGCTTCAGCTGTATCCGCTGATGCTGTATCTGCCGATTCTGTAAGTGCCGATTCCGTATCCGCATCTGCCACCGGCTCCAAAGTGGTCAGCTTCGGCAAAAAGTACCTGGGTACGCGTTACCAGTTCGGTGCCTCCACTTCAACCACACGTTATTTTGACTGCTCCTCCTTTACTCAATATATTTTCAAAAAATATGGTGTAGATCTTCCCCGTACGTCCGTAGCCCAATCTAAAATGGGTAAATCGGTCAGCAAAGCCAATCTGCGTGTCGGCGATCTGGTGTTCTTCTCCAGCGGAAGCCGGGCCAACGGCAAGAACGTCACCCATGTGGCTGTATATGCCGGCAATGGCAAGATTCTTCACACTTACGGCTCACCCGGTGTGACCATTTCAGATCTGAATTCAGGGAACTGGAAAAAAACCTATCTGAAATCACGCCGCGTACTGTAA
- a CDS encoding thiamine diphosphokinase, translating to MPSGRIVIVAGGKLTAECLRLLDEEDYIIGADRGALFLIDHGFTPQLAVGDFDSVSPEALERIQAGSKETISCDPVNKDLTDSEMALDLALNLQPQSILMIGVTGTRLDHTLASIQMMTRALQRQVACSIMDANNYITLTGSQAVVEERGYNYVSLLPLTPEVTGITLQGFQYPLENATLKLGQSLAVSNVLQEHWGTVHIESGLLLIIQSKD from the coding sequence TTGCCATCCGGGCGTATTGTGATTGTTGCAGGCGGTAAACTGACAGCGGAATGCCTGCGCTTATTAGATGAAGAGGATTATATTATCGGTGCTGACCGGGGAGCGCTGTTCCTGATTGACCATGGCTTCACGCCCCAGCTTGCCGTCGGTGATTTCGACTCTGTCTCTCCTGAGGCACTGGAGCGGATTCAGGCGGGAAGCAAGGAGACGATCAGCTGTGATCCGGTCAATAAAGATCTCACCGACAGTGAAATGGCCCTGGATCTTGCCCTGAACCTCCAACCGCAGTCTATTCTGATGATCGGGGTAACGGGGACACGCTTGGACCATACGCTGGCCAGTATTCAGATGATGACAAGAGCGCTGCAGCGGCAGGTAGCCTGCTCTATTATGGATGCGAACAACTACATTACACTTACCGGCTCTCAGGCGGTTGTAGAGGAACGGGGGTATAACTATGTCTCCTTGCTGCCTCTGACCCCCGAGGTAACGGGCATCACCCTTCAGGGCTTTCAATATCCGCTGGAGAACGCCACCCTCAAATTAGGCCAATCCCTGGCCGTGAGCAATGTGCTGCAGGAGCATTGGGGAACCGTTCATATCGAGAGCGGACTGCTGCTGATTATTCAGAGCAAGGACTGA
- a CDS encoding low molecular weight protein-tyrosine-phosphatase, whose translation MVNVLFVCLGNICRSPMAEAVLRSKIEQRQLADQITVDSAGTGDWHIGKAPHEGTRRILDLHGISYENMRARLVASEDFERFEYIICMDKSNGENVRKIPGGEQSKLFFFMDLLPDEELREVPDPYFTGNFEQVYDLINAGCDVLLERIIKEKL comes from the coding sequence ATCGTTAACGTGTTGTTTGTATGTCTGGGGAATATTTGCCGTTCGCCGATGGCAGAGGCTGTGCTGCGCAGCAAGATTGAACAGCGTCAGCTTGCGGATCAGATCACAGTGGATTCTGCAGGAACGGGAGACTGGCATATCGGGAAAGCGCCGCATGAAGGGACAAGGCGTATCCTTGATCTGCATGGTATCAGCTATGAGAATATGAGAGCAAGACTGGTTGCCAGTGAGGATTTCGAGAGATTCGAATATATCATCTGTATGGACAAGTCCAATGGGGAGAATGTGCGGAAAATTCCCGGCGGTGAGCAGTCCAAGCTGTTTTTCTTCATGGATCTGTTGCCGGATGAGGAGCTTCGTGAAGTGCCTGACCCGTATTTCACCGGCAATTTTGAGCAGGTCTATGATTTAATCAACGCCGGTTGTGATGTGCTGCTGGAACGGATTATTAAGGAGAAGCTTTAA
- a CDS encoding alpha/beta hydrolase produces MSEPVFLKRTIVKQTLWSEHLQEERKLRIYLPPGYNEVLSYPVIYCQDGEEFFNFGRIATLAGQLILEQDVEPFIIVGVEVNVAVRTAEYAPFGSRFKQYLACFAEEIIPYIEHNYPVRRSPEERIVAGDSLGGSVSLHLALAYPGLFSRVLSLSGAYYPETRELLAQEEDLSWLQINMVVGLQERDYKTDTGVYDFVEMNRETKAMLEAKGATVSYREKNGQHLWGFWQKELPESLLYFFSS; encoded by the coding sequence ATGAGTGAACCTGTTTTTCTGAAACGTACAATTGTAAAACAAACACTGTGGAGTGAACACCTGCAGGAAGAGCGCAAGCTGCGTATCTATCTTCCCCCCGGATATAATGAAGTACTCAGCTATCCCGTCATCTACTGCCAGGACGGTGAAGAATTCTTCAACTTCGGCAGGATTGCTACCTTGGCCGGCCAGCTGATTCTGGAGCAGGATGTGGAACCCTTCATTATAGTGGGCGTCGAAGTGAACGTGGCAGTCCGCACCGCTGAATACGCTCCGTTCGGCAGCCGCTTCAAGCAGTACCTCGCATGCTTCGCCGAAGAGATTATTCCCTACATTGAACATAATTATCCTGTCCGGCGTTCACCCGAGGAGCGAATCGTAGCCGGTGATTCCCTGGGCGGCAGTGTCTCCCTCCACCTGGCGCTGGCGTATCCGGGATTATTCAGCCGTGTACTCAGCCTCTCCGGCGCTTACTATCCCGAGACCCGCGAGCTGTTAGCACAAGAGGAGGATCTCTCCTGGCTTCAGATCAATATGGTTGTAGGACTTCAAGAACGCGACTATAAGACCGATACAGGCGTCTATGATTTCGTGGAGATGAACCGTGAGACCAAGGCCATGCTTGAAGCCAAGGGGGCCACGGTGTCCTACCGCGAGAAGAACGGCCAGCATCTTTGGGGTTTTTGGCAAAAAGAGCTCCCGGAATCATTACTCTATTTCTTCAGCTCCTGA
- the pdhA gene encoding pyruvate dehydrogenase (acetyl-transferring) E1 component subunit alpha has product MTRVPYEVYTEDVEALTVLSPDGEIINKEMMPDLTDDQLKEIMYRMVFTRTWDDRAVNLGRQGRLGFYAPVSGQEATMIGSEYALQKEDFVCPGYRDIPQLVWHGLPLYQAFLYSRGHQHGGQIPDGVNVLMPQIIIGAQILHATGIAMGFKLKKQQNVAITYTGDGGSSEGDFYEGLNYAGVYKLPVIFFVQNNGYAITTPFSKQTAAKSIAHKAVAAGIPGIKIDGMDVFAVISAVQQAAERARKGEGATLIEAVTYRFRPHSLSDDASKYRTKEEEGQWNEKDPIARLAKYLEKKGLWTEEDTLRVREEAKATVNEQIKKAEQTEKMTIPGLIDSMFEVTPKHLEEQKADFE; this is encoded by the coding sequence ATGACTAGAGTTCCTTATGAAGTGTATACAGAGGACGTTGAAGCCCTTACGGTTCTTTCCCCGGATGGAGAAATTATCAATAAGGAAATGATGCCTGACCTTACCGATGATCAATTGAAAGAAATTATGTACCGTATGGTATTTACCCGTACCTGGGATGACCGTGCTGTCAACCTGGGCCGCCAAGGCCGTCTCGGCTTCTATGCGCCGGTATCCGGACAGGAAGCTACAATGATCGGCAGCGAGTACGCTTTGCAGAAGGAAGATTTCGTCTGCCCGGGCTACCGCGATATTCCACAACTCGTATGGCATGGCCTTCCATTATATCAGGCGTTCCTGTATTCCCGCGGACATCAGCATGGCGGACAGATTCCTGATGGCGTGAATGTACTTATGCCGCAGATCATTATCGGAGCACAGATCCTTCATGCTACCGGTATTGCTATGGGCTTCAAATTGAAGAAACAGCAGAACGTTGCAATCACATATACCGGTGACGGCGGTTCGTCGGAAGGCGACTTCTACGAAGGCCTTAACTATGCAGGAGTATATAAGCTGCCGGTGATCTTCTTCGTTCAGAACAACGGCTATGCCATCACCACTCCGTTCTCGAAGCAGACAGCAGCGAAATCCATCGCCCACAAGGCGGTTGCCGCAGGGATTCCCGGAATCAAGATCGACGGTATGGACGTCTTTGCAGTAATATCTGCTGTACAGCAGGCTGCTGAACGTGCCCGTAAAGGCGAAGGCGCCACACTGATCGAAGCGGTAACCTACCGTTTCCGTCCGCATTCCCTCTCCGATGATGCCAGTAAGTACCGTACGAAGGAAGAAGAAGGTCAATGGAATGAGAAAGATCCGATTGCCCGTCTCGCCAAGTACCTGGAGAAGAAAGGCCTCTGGACAGAAGAGGACACTCTGCGCGTAAGAGAAGAAGCGAAAGCAACTGTGAACGAGCAGATTAAGAAAGCAGAACAGACCGAAAAAATGACCATTCCCGGCTTGATCGACAGCATGTTCGAGGTAACTCCGAAACATCTTGAAGAACAAAAAGCCGATTTTGAATAA
- a CDS encoding alpha-ketoacid dehydrogenase subunit beta, giving the protein MAQMNMKEAIRDAMRVELTRDPNVLIFGEDVGNVGGVFRVTEGLQKEFGEERVFDTPLAESAIGGLAFGLGVQGFRPIAEIQFVGFIFEALDQIVIQAARLRWRSGGKYNAPVVFRTPFGGGVKAAELHTDSLEGLIAQSPGIKVVIPSNPYDAKGLLIASIRDNDPVFFMEHLNLYHAFRAEVPEGEYTVELGKANVVREGTDVSIITYGLMVHTATKAADQLEKEGIKVEIIDLRTVSPIDIDTIVASIKKTNRAIVVQEAQKSSGVAAEVIAQINEKALLHLEAPVLRVAGPDTIFPFAQIEDTWIPTPARVITAVKKVMEF; this is encoded by the coding sequence ATGGCACAGATGAATATGAAAGAAGCAATTCGTGACGCAATGCGCGTTGAACTAACTCGTGACCCCAATGTTCTTATCTTCGGAGAAGACGTTGGTAATGTAGGCGGCGTGTTCCGTGTAACGGAAGGGCTGCAGAAGGAATTTGGCGAGGAGCGCGTTTTCGATACACCGCTGGCAGAGTCCGCTATTGGCGGTTTGGCTTTCGGTCTCGGCGTACAGGGCTTCCGTCCGATCGCTGAGATCCAGTTCGTAGGCTTCATCTTTGAAGCTCTGGATCAGATCGTTATTCAGGCAGCACGCCTGCGCTGGCGTTCCGGGGGCAAGTACAATGCTCCTGTAGTCTTCCGCACTCCGTTCGGCGGCGGCGTTAAGGCAGCCGAGCTGCATACCGATTCCCTGGAAGGCCTGATTGCCCAGAGTCCTGGTATCAAAGTAGTTATTCCTTCTAATCCATACGATGCGAAGGGGCTGCTGATCGCTTCGATCCGCGACAATGACCCTGTATTCTTCATGGAGCACTTGAACCTGTACCATGCTTTCCGGGCAGAGGTGCCTGAAGGTGAATATACCGTTGAACTCGGCAAAGCGAATGTAGTTCGCGAAGGTACGGATGTATCTATCATTACCTACGGTCTAATGGTACATACAGCGACCAAAGCGGCCGACCAGCTCGAGAAAGAAGGCATCAAAGTCGAAATTATCGACCTTCGTACCGTTAGCCCGATTGATATCGACACCATTGTGGCTTCCATCAAGAAGACTAACCGTGCGATTGTTGTACAAGAAGCTCAGAAGAGCTCCGGCGTAGCCGCTGAGGTTATTGCCCAGATTAACGAAAAAGCTCTGCTGCACCTGGAAGCCCCTGTGCTTCGTGTAGCAGGTCCAGATACAATTTTCCCGTTTGCTCAAATCGAAGATACTTGGATTCCTACCCCTGCACGTGTCATCACGGCAGTTAAGAAAGTCATGGAATTCTAG